One region of Streptomyces leeuwenhoekii genomic DNA includes:
- the tgmB gene encoding ATP-grasp ribosomal peptide maturase yields the protein MTVLILTCEEDVTADMVVVHLNASGVPVVRMDPADLTGSVALSGEFARGTFHGHLSAGGRLVSIGGLRSVWVRRPGAPAARAAGASAWLTEESSQALYGMLRDCGARWMNHPDAAGRARHKPWQLRLAQRCGLPVPATLITTFPQAAREFARRHPDLVVKPVSGAHPQDPPLAVPASRVSPEADFAAVAHGPTLLQRRIAKRADIRLTAVGDRLLAARKATARGADPDDPGEVDVRFTVSDEPWRPAGVPPRVAAGVHAYVRDAGLAYGAFDFAEDADGTWWFLECNQSGQFGFVEVDTGQPIARTIAAWLSRPGPGKAEAADGAHSVTAP from the coding sequence ATGACCGTGTTGATCCTCACCTGTGAAGAGGACGTCACCGCCGACATGGTGGTGGTCCATCTCAACGCGTCGGGGGTGCCGGTGGTCCGTATGGATCCGGCCGATCTGACCGGATCCGTCGCACTGTCCGGGGAGTTCGCGCGCGGCACCTTCCACGGCCATCTCTCCGCCGGGGGCCGTCTGGTGAGCATCGGCGGGCTGCGGTCGGTCTGGGTGCGCAGACCCGGGGCCCCGGCCGCTCGCGCGGCCGGGGCCTCCGCGTGGCTGACCGAGGAGTCCTCCCAGGCGCTCTACGGCATGCTCCGCGACTGCGGGGCCCGGTGGATGAACCACCCCGACGCGGCCGGCCGGGCGCGCCACAAGCCCTGGCAGCTCCGGCTGGCCCAGCGGTGCGGCCTGCCCGTGCCGGCCACGCTGATCACCACCTTCCCGCAGGCGGCGCGGGAGTTCGCGCGACGCCACCCGGATCTGGTGGTCAAGCCGGTCTCGGGTGCGCATCCGCAGGACCCGCCCCTGGCCGTCCCGGCCAGCCGGGTGTCGCCGGAGGCCGACTTCGCCGCCGTCGCCCACGGCCCGACGCTGCTGCAGCGGCGGATCGCCAAGCGCGCCGACATCCGCCTCACCGCCGTGGGCGACCGGTTGCTGGCCGCCCGCAAGGCGACGGCGCGCGGGGCGGACCCCGACGACCCCGGCGAGGTCGACGTCCGGTTCACCGTGTCCGACGAGCCCTGGCGGCCCGCCGGCGTGCCGCCGCGTGTCGCGGCGGGCGTCCACGCCTACGTCCGGGACGCCGGGCTGGCCTACGGCGCCTTCGACTTCGCCGAGGACGCCGACGGGACGTGGTGGTTCCTGGAGTGCAACCAGTCGGGGCAGTTCGGCTTCGTCGAGGTGGACACGGGGCAGCCGATCGCGCGCACCATCGCCGCGTGGCTGTCGCGGCCGGGCCCCGGCAAGGCGGAGGCCGCCGATGGCGCGCACAGCGTCACGGCCCCGTGA
- a CDS encoding membrane protein, with product MTKFLLTLHVLAAIIAVGPVTVAASMFPPAVRRAALAGGPRTDGEDGAQTAAAAVGTVRLLHRICRVYAGLGVAVPLLGFATASAMGVLGDGWLIASIVLTAVAAGVLAAFVLPRQEELVEQLTERQPVERPLTVRLAMFTGIFNLLWATVTVLMIVRPGSTTGA from the coding sequence ATGACGAAGTTCCTGCTCACCCTGCACGTCCTGGCCGCCATCATCGCCGTCGGGCCGGTCACCGTCGCCGCCAGCATGTTCCCCCCGGCGGTCCGCCGCGCCGCCCTCGCCGGCGGCCCCCGCACCGACGGTGAGGACGGCGCGCAGACCGCCGCCGCGGCCGTGGGCACCGTACGGCTGCTGCACCGCATCTGCCGGGTCTACGCCGGCCTCGGGGTGGCGGTGCCCCTCCTCGGCTTCGCCACCGCCTCGGCCATGGGCGTGCTGGGCGACGGATGGCTCATCGCGTCCATCGTCCTGACCGCAGTCGCCGCGGGCGTCCTGGCCGCCTTCGTCCTGCCCCGGCAGGAGGAACTGGTGGAGCAGCTCACCGAACGGCAGCCGGTGGAGCGTCCGCTCACCGTGCGGCTCGCCATGTTCACCGGGATCTTCAACCTGCTGTGGGCCACCGTCACCGTCCTCATGATCGTCCGTCCCGGCTCCACCACCGGCGCCTGA
- a CDS encoding GlxA family transcriptional regulator translates to MHRVEILVLDDVVPFDMAAPLQTFDWTRLPDGRRPYRVRLCAESPEVRAEGFGLRIDRGLEALEHADTIIVPGRSEEAGPPSERVLAALRRAAAAGTRIASVCVGAFVLAEAGLLDGLRATTHWFAAGELARRHPRVRVRPDVLYVDNGQILTSAGAAAALDMCLHMIRRDLGSAVAAHAARMCVVPLEREGGQAQFIVHERPPVPRGSALAPLLEWIEENLAGEITLGEMAERAGMSERTFSRRFREQMGTTPLQWLLRARVRRAQYLLENSDHSIERIARQAGFGSPTAFRERFRRVAGTTPHAYRAAFHARPEAAAVHS, encoded by the coding sequence ATGCACCGTGTGGAGATCCTCGTGCTCGACGACGTGGTGCCGTTCGACATGGCGGCCCCGTTGCAGACCTTCGACTGGACGCGCCTGCCCGACGGCCGCCGCCCCTACCGGGTCCGCCTGTGCGCGGAGTCGCCCGAGGTCCGTGCGGAGGGGTTCGGGCTGCGGATCGACCGGGGGCTGGAGGCGCTGGAGCACGCCGACACCATCATCGTGCCGGGCCGTTCGGAGGAGGCCGGGCCGCCGTCGGAGCGGGTGCTGGCGGCCCTGCGCCGGGCCGCCGCGGCGGGCACCCGGATCGCGTCCGTGTGCGTCGGCGCCTTCGTCCTCGCCGAGGCCGGTCTGCTGGACGGGCTGCGGGCGACCACGCACTGGTTCGCCGCCGGGGAACTGGCCCGCCGCCATCCGCGCGTCCGGGTGCGGCCGGACGTGCTCTACGTCGACAACGGGCAGATCCTGACCTCGGCCGGCGCGGCGGCTGCGCTCGACATGTGCCTGCACATGATCCGCCGGGATCTGGGCTCGGCCGTCGCCGCGCACGCCGCCCGGATGTGCGTGGTGCCGCTGGAGCGGGAGGGCGGTCAGGCCCAGTTCATCGTGCACGAGCGCCCGCCGGTGCCGCGGGGCTCGGCCCTGGCACCGCTGCTGGAGTGGATCGAGGAGAACCTGGCCGGGGAGATCACCCTCGGGGAGATGGCCGAGCGCGCCGGGATGAGCGAGCGGACCTTCAGCCGCCGGTTCCGCGAGCAGATGGGGACCACGCCGCTGCAGTGGCTGCTGCGGGCGCGGGTACGGCGCGCCCAGTACCTGCTGGAGAACAGCGACCACTCGATCGAACGGATCGCGCGGCAGGCCGGGTTCGGCTCCCCCACCGCGTTCCGTGAGCGGTTCCGCCGGGTGGCCGGCACCACGCCGCACGCCTACCGCGCGGCCTTCCACGCCCGGCCCGAGGCCGCCGCGGTTCACTCATAG
- a CDS encoding DUF5133 domain-containing protein encodes MLVPDPKVVRELLTRYASLQIAQAERARPAVARELEDVSYTLCVMMGTTRIHDAVAKADALLLAGQRTAVAAEAAQQDGESGLPLAV; translated from the coding sequence GTGCTCGTACCGGATCCGAAGGTCGTCAGAGAGTTGCTGACGCGGTACGCGTCGCTGCAGATCGCTCAGGCGGAAAGGGCGAGGCCGGCCGTGGCCCGCGAGCTGGAGGACGTCAGCTACACCCTGTGCGTGATGATGGGGACGACCCGCATCCACGACGCGGTGGCCAAGGCGGACGCCCTGCTGCTGGCGGGGCAGCGGACCGCGGTGGCCGCCGAGGCGGCGCAGCAGGACGGCGAGAGCGGGCTGCCGCTGGCCGTGTGA
- a CDS encoding ABC transporter ATP-binding protein, with protein sequence MASSLEKPLDHRYRGEPPIRTLVYLFRADRHRLAGAVVVFTVKHSPVWLLPLITASIIDTVVQHQPIGRLWTSTGVILFILLVNYPLHVLYVRLLYGSVRRMGTALRSALCTRMQQLSIGYHTRVSAGVLQAKVVRDVETVEQMVQQTAETGLGAVTVLIGGLVIIAVRTPEFLPVFLVVVPTASLLVARLRARLRSHNESFRHEVETLSSRVTEMTRLIPVTRAHGLEGKALRRMDGTLHRLLASGMRLDLVNGRFASLAWVVLNVVGVLVLAGAALVSYYGVWGVTPGDVVMLSAFLTTLTNSTTTLAGLAPVITKGLESVRSVGEVLQAPELEDNEGKAELTELRGAVTFENVGYAYDADGRAAVRDFTLAVAPGETIALVGASGAGKSTVLNLVIGFLRPTSGRLLLDGTDMTTLDLRTYRRFVSVVPQESILFDGTVRENVAYGMDDADEETVRAALRDANALEFVERLPQGLDTLVGERGARLSGGQRQRLAIARALIRDPRVLILDEATSALDTRSEALVQEALARLLRGRTTFVVAHRLSTVRGADRIVVMGDGRIEEIGTHEELLRRGGAYSALHSGQVA encoded by the coding sequence ATGGCGTCGTCGTTGGAAAAACCGCTCGATCACCGCTACCGGGGCGAGCCCCCGATACGCACCCTCGTCTACTTGTTCCGCGCCGACCGCCACCGCCTGGCCGGAGCCGTCGTCGTCTTCACGGTCAAGCACAGTCCCGTCTGGCTGCTGCCCCTGATCACCGCGTCCATCATCGACACCGTCGTCCAGCACCAGCCGATCGGCAGGCTGTGGACCAGCACCGGCGTGATCCTGTTCATCCTGCTCGTCAACTACCCGTTGCACGTGCTGTACGTCCGCCTGCTGTACGGCAGCGTGCGCCGCATGGGCACGGCGCTGCGCTCGGCGCTGTGCACCCGCATGCAGCAGCTCTCCATCGGCTACCACACCCGGGTCAGCGCCGGTGTGCTCCAGGCCAAGGTGGTGCGGGACGTGGAGACCGTGGAGCAGATGGTGCAGCAGACCGCGGAGACCGGGCTCGGCGCGGTCACCGTGCTCATCGGCGGTCTGGTCATCATCGCCGTGCGCACACCCGAGTTCCTGCCCGTCTTCCTCGTCGTCGTGCCCACCGCCTCGCTGCTCGTCGCCCGACTGCGGGCCCGTCTGCGCAGCCACAACGAGAGCTTCCGCCACGAGGTGGAGACCCTCTCGTCCCGCGTCACGGAGATGACCCGGCTCATACCCGTCACCCGCGCCCACGGCCTGGAGGGCAAGGCCCTGCGCCGCATGGACGGCACCCTGCACCGGCTGCTCGCCTCCGGTATGCGCCTGGACCTGGTCAACGGCCGTTTCGCCTCCCTGGCCTGGGTGGTCCTCAACGTCGTCGGCGTGCTGGTGCTCGCGGGCGCCGCGCTGGTCTCCTACTACGGTGTGTGGGGCGTCACTCCCGGCGATGTCGTCATGCTCAGCGCGTTCCTGACCACCCTCACCAACTCCACGACGACGCTGGCCGGACTGGCGCCGGTCATCACCAAGGGGCTGGAGTCCGTCCGCTCGGTCGGTGAAGTCCTCCAGGCCCCGGAACTGGAGGACAACGAGGGCAAGGCGGAGCTCACCGAGCTGCGGGGCGCCGTCACGTTCGAGAACGTCGGCTACGCCTACGACGCCGACGGCCGCGCCGCGGTACGGGACTTCACGCTCGCCGTCGCGCCCGGAGAGACGATCGCGCTGGTGGGCGCCTCGGGCGCGGGCAAGTCGACCGTCCTCAACCTCGTGATCGGGTTCCTGCGCCCCACCTCCGGCCGGCTGCTGCTCGACGGCACCGACATGACCACCCTCGACCTGCGCACATACCGGCGGTTCGTGTCGGTCGTGCCGCAGGAGTCGATCCTCTTCGACGGCACCGTCCGCGAGAACGTCGCCTACGGCATGGACGACGCCGACGAGGAGACGGTGCGGGCCGCCCTGCGCGACGCCAACGCGCTGGAGTTCGTGGAGCGGCTGCCGCAGGGCCTGGACACCCTGGTGGGGGAGCGCGGCGCCCGGCTGTCCGGCGGGCAGCGCCAGCGCCTGGCCATCGCCCGCGCCCTGATCCGGGACCCCCGGGTCCTCATCCTCGACGAGGCGACCTCGGCGCTGGACACCCGCTCCGAGGCGCTGGTCCAGGAGGCGCTCGCCCGGCTGCTGCGGGGGCGTACCACGTTCGTCGTGGCGCACCGGCTCTCCACCGTCCGGGGCGCCGACCGGATCGTGGTGATGGGGGACGGCCGGATCGAGGAGATCGGCACCCACGAGGAACTCCTGCGCCGCGGCGGCGCGTACTCGGCGCTCCACAGCGGCCAGGTCGCCTGA